CACATGTGAAATCCATGTGGTGTTGTTAATTTTCAGCTAAAACTGAAGGAAACAGTTGAAGCAGATGTTCTATTTGAACCTCATGTTGTATTAACGGTTGATTCTAAGGGCTTTTCTTTTCGGTTCTTGAAACAACTTAGAGGTACTACTGATGCACTCTCCTTGCTGGAATATCTTCTGCATCTTTTTGGTTTTAGAATTATGTTGTATGCAAATGGGGAATGTCTTTTGCAGCTAGATACATTCAGAAAAATTTGGATTTTCCATCACACTTTCACTATGTAGCACCATCTTTCTGGGCATGGAAAGGAGGTGAAGCAACACTCGGAGGACTAGCAGAATTTGTGGATCATCTATTGTGCATACTTCCTAATGAAGACAGAATATGTAGATTGAATAGAATGCACGCAACAGCTGTTGGGCATCCGGTCTTGGAAGATGTTCTGGAATTGAATTTGGTATGAGCTTGGGACATTTGGCAATTCTTAGCGTTGTTGTGATGCTTGTATGGCATTAGCGATTTTATggattattatgttattttttaggaaaatgatactttgacaacctctccatgacaaatttttgactCCATCGACGTGTCAGGCTCTGATTGGTCAGCTttgaatgatataaaaaaaaattgaaatgacgtGGATAACCATGGTCTGACAGAGAGAGGGCATtgaaaaatttttgaaatcatttttccttttcagattttgaaatcacatttcattttgaaaccctagagagagaaagtgttCATCCCAACCACATTTCATCCTTGCCACACCGTCTGATCGGCGCCCTTTAACCGTCGCCGGAGGAGCACCGATCAAAGCTCTGCCACCGATCAAAGCTCCGACACCGATAAACGACCAAACCCCCTTGACGACTCCACCGTCGTTCGCAGTTGAACGACCACCGGAGGAAAACCAGGAGGCGGCGCCGCCGGTCATTCTTCGGGTGTCTTCCAGCCGCCACTCGTGCCGTTTCCAGCGTCGACGAACGCTACCGCCACCGTGGCCGTCTAACCCTACCTTGGCGAGGTAggtgtattttcattttttttttttttgtatatggGAGAGTTTCGAACCTTACGAGACTTTCGAACCTTGGTTGCAAAAATACTGAGATAGTCCATTGTTGAAGatgtaacaatttttttttcagaaaaactcCTTTGCAAAGGATCTGGTGCAATATTTATCGGTTTTGTAAGAAGAAGAGTACTAACATTATCTTTAAACATGTCTTTTAACAAGtgctttatttaaaaatttatcccaaactaaaaaaataggAAACTGAATCCTAATAAATTTTTCTCCATGAACTTTATCCAATAACAGAGAGTGGTTTAGAGTTTGTTAAAAGTGTGAATTTTGAAGTAGGTTGTAAAACTTTAGTGGATAGGAGAACTTGTTTTTGAACTTTAAAATGCTAGAAAGAAAATTGTGATATCATACACTAACCTTTCACAAGATGGTTTTCtgtcatgaaaaaaaatttactttgttGGTCTCTGTTATATCATGAGTCTGATTAGTTGCTTGTAGTGGATGTGCTCATTAGAATTGCAAGCCGACATTGCCCTTCTTTTCTGGGTTTTAGTGTAGTTTATGGGATATAGTATTTCAAATGTCATCATTAAGTTTTGGAGAATATTGGTAATGTAATTGGGTTTTTGTTAATATGATTATAACAGTTATTGTTAATGATTTTACTTGGTGTGTAagatttgactatttttttatgGACTTTGTCCTCCTGCCAACCatgttttatcttttcttccacACGAAGATCCATGGTAAGGTTTTGCTAAGGCTGACAAAAGCTATTGTGGTGTATTAACTATGCcttcatttcttttttgaatTAGTTCATATCAGATTTTGAAACAATTCCACCTGTTGACTGTTTTTACTTTTCACAATACTGTTGTCACCCTCAAAGTTACAAAATATCCTGCTTGAACATGTCTGGTACTGAATTAAtgtagaaaatttaaatttggattttttttattaaattttagtatattgTCGATTTGTTTCATGTTTGATCTTATATAATCCTATTTGTGAAAACTAATTCGTGTGCATTAGtagaatttagggtttatttattttattcccttcttttttataattgtttatattcTATTCTAATTAGGCAACTTGCAAAAGAGATTCTAGCAATTTGGTGGTTGGTTCTGTTCTGAGCCTGATATCTCCTAGCTTTCTATTGGCTGTGGCAAATGGTTACTGAATCTATCAACAGCATCTGTTTGTTGACCACCATactgttttagttttatttcattGCTAGCCCACAATATGTTTTGGGATACTGTTTCCATCGTTCCATCTCTACAAGCTGTCTTCAGGCATTAGTACCATTAATTCTCCCATTGAACAGTTTGCCTTGGTTTTAACATTTATAGACTGTTGGGATATTTTTGTTTCGTTGCAGATTATTCTGCTATTACTTCATTTAGAAACTGACTTGTTTACTCAGTTAGGTTCACTTAATTAGCGACTATAACCGGATTTTGTTTGGCTGTGTGAGTTTGGAGCTTTGTATAAGCTCTGAAGTATTCTTTGCATTTGCTTGATTTTCATAGATCCGTTGTTGTGTTTCTCAGTGTCTTGCTTTGAGTCTCTGGTTCTTGTTCATATTTTGACCATTGAACTTCTAAATATTAGCTTTGATGTGActtctaaatattatttgtttatttttattttggtttgtgAGATGTCAGGTTTTCGTGTCACGAAATCTCGATGTTATATCTTCTTTTTAGGTGCATTAATGAAACAGGTTGTTCTTAACTTGACTTATGAATGATACTGTTTAATGTGCTATAGTTGCTTTCTTACATCGTGtttctttttgtatattttatctTCCTTTATGCATGCAGGGTATTCGCTGCTTATTCTGAGTCTTGGTGTGTTATGTAATGAGATNGCATAGCATCCATATGTGTCCACTAAGTGCAGATAATTTAAAGTCACTCCTGTTATGTGTAATATTTTACAAGGCTTGTAATACTTTTTACATNGTCGTATTTATGNTGCCACGAATCTACTTTATTTTCACTTGATGGTCACAATACTCCTTGAACTCCTGAATAAGGCCACTTTCTACGTTTCATGTTCAATATTNTCTNCTATCCAATCTCTTTTCTTGCACTGTAAattagtttaaactttttttaaatacaatccTATAGAAGTTTATGAAGTTGATAAAGGTTTTGTATATGAGTATACATGATTCAATAATATGATGGTGTATAGCAAAACCCTATTCTTACCACTGTTCTTTGGTTTTGTCCATGCTCGCTTCCTCCTCCATTcctctttttgtttatttccaGTACATTCCTtttgtgaatatattttttaaattgaatacattgtttatatgttttattgtgCTGTGTCTTTTTGATCTTTTTGATCATGAAACTGTTGCAGTTCAATCTTACTTTTGTGGAATTTAACCTTAAGTTAACCTTACTTGTGCATACTTTTTTGCANTGATGGAATTCAATAAAGCAAAAGATGGTAGAAATGTAAGTAAAGTGGTTGTCTTGAAAATGTAGTTGTTCCTTTCAATAGTGAAGGTTANTTTTTGTATTTGTTGCAAATAATATGCAGCCTCGATGCCGATCGTGGTGTGAGACGAAAGTCATTGTggaaattaattcaaaactcaGAGAAGTTGACCGGATTCGNNNNNNNNNNNNNNNNNNNNNNNNNNNNNNNNNNNNNNNNNNNNNNNNNNNNNNNNNNNNNNNNNNNNNNNNNNNNNNNNNNNNNNNNNNNNNNNNNNNNNNNNNNNNNNNNNNNNNNNNNNNNNNNNNNNNNNNNNNNNNNNNNNNNNNNNNNNNNNNNNNNNNNNNNNNNNNNNNNNNNNNNNNNNNNNNNNNNNNNNNNNNNNNNNNNNNNNNNNNNNNNNNNNNNNNNNNNNNNNNNNNNNNNNNNNNNNNNNNNNNNNNNNNNNNNNNNNNNNNNNNNNNNNNNNNNNNNNNNNNNNNNNNNNNNNNNNNNNNNNNNNNNNNNNNNNNNNNNNNNNNNNNNNNNNNNNNNNNNNNNNNNNNNNNNNNNNNNNNNNNNNNNNNNNNNNNNNNNNNNNNNNNNNNNNNNNNNNNNNNNNNNNNNNNNNNNNNNNNNNNNNNNNNNNNNNNNNNNNNNNNNNNNNNNNNNNNNNNNNNNNNNNNNNNNNNNNNNNNNNNNNNNNNNNNNNNNNNNNNNNNNNNNNNNNNNNNNNNNNNNNNNNNNNNNNNNNNNNNNNNNNNNNNNNNNNNNNNNNNNNNNNNNNNNNNNNNNNNNNNNNNNNNNNNNNNNNNNNNNNNNNNNNNNNNNNNNNNNNNNNNNNNNNNNNNNNNNNNNNNNNNNNNNNNNNNNNNNNNNNNNNNNNNNNNNNNNNNNNNNNNNNNNNNNNNNNNNNNNNNNNNNNNNNNNNNNNNNNNNNNNNNNNNNNNNNNNNATGTTCATtttgatgataatgttgttggtGTTGTGTGTGAACAATTTTCATCAAACTCATTTAGTCCAACAGACGTTGTTGATAGGATAAAATTCTTGTTACAAAATGATGACTCTGATGTGGATTGTGTATGTCATCTGTATatattactttgttttatatatttttactttcctAGGAAATCAAAGGCAGTTAGTAACATGCCTATGTTTGTGATCCTCATCATGTGAGGCGAAAAAGAACTCTTGCAATATATACAATTCATGTATTACATTTTGATGAAAcaaatgtattattaatatttattagtaatgCAATTTGAACATTACAATGATGATTGTGTTAGATTTCGTAATGATTTTGACATGGTTTAATACAACACTGACCATTATTTGTGTACCATATTTGTTGCACAATGTCCAGGAATTGTTTTGCATAATGTGTGTTTAAGGTGCTATTTACAAGGTCTTATTTCTGCACTAAAAATATGCATTTCAAAATAAGTCTGATTAAAACATTCCCTTTTCGTGCAAGAACTTAGCCACAACTACCCACATAAAATGCTTCTGCTACCACTAAAATCTGTGCACCATGAATTCAAACATAAATGTTTTCTTGGGGATGGAGTGCAATGTAAATGTCtcattaaaacttatttaatgaattttattcaatatatctGGTGGATAACAAGGTCTGGAGTccaaaaataagttcttcatTGAAAAATGCCCTATTCGTGCCGAAAGTTAatctaaactacccacttataatGCCTTAACTATCACTACAATTTGTGCACCGTGACTTCAAACATAAACGTTTTCTTGGAGATAGACTGCAATGTAAATGTCtcattaaaacttatttaaagcatttttattaaatatatttggtGGATAACAAGGTCTGCAGTNNNNNNNNNNNNNNNNNNNNNNNNNNNNNNNNNNNNNNNNNNNNNNNNNNNNNNNNNNNNNNNNNNNNNNNNNNNNNNNNNNNNNNNNNNNNNNNNNNNNNNNNNNNNNNNNNNNNNNNNNNNNNNNNNNNNNNNNNNNNNNNNNNNNNNNNNNNNNNNNNNNNNNNNNNNNNNNNNNNNNNNNNNNNNNNNNNNNNNNNNNNNNNNNNNNNNNNNNNNNNNNNNNNNNNNNNNNNNNNNNNNNNNNNNNNNNNNNNNNNNNNNNNNNNNNNNNNNNNNNNNNNNNNNNNNNNNNNNNNNNNNNNNNNNNNNNNNNNNNNNNNNNNNNNNNNNNNNNNNNNNNNNNNNNNNNNNNNNNNNNNNNNNNNNNNNNNNNNNNNNNNNNNNNNNNNNNNNNNNNNNNNNNNNNNNNNNNNNNNNNNNNNNNNNNNNNNNNNNNNNNNNNNNNNNNNNNNNNNNNNNNNNNNNNNNNNNNNNNNNNNNNNNNNNNNNNNNNNNNNNNNNNNNNNNNNNNNNNNNNNNNNNNNNNNNNNNNNNNNNNNNNNNNNNNNNNNNNNNNNNNNNNNNNNNNNNNNNNNNNNNNNNNNNNNNNNNNGTTTTCTTGGAGATAGACTGCAATGTAAATGTCtcattaaaacttatttaaagcatttttattaaatatatttggtGGATAACAAGGTCTGcagttcaaaaataattttttcattgcATGATGCCCTCTTCGTGCAGAAAGTTAgtctaaactacccacttataatGCCATAGCTACCACTTAATTCTCTGCACCATAACTTCAAACATAAAGGTTTTCTTGGGTATGGAGAGCAATGTAATTGtcttattaaaacttaattcatgaatgtaattcaatatatttggtGGATAGTAATTTTTGGAGTTCAAAAATAAGTTGTTCATTGAAAGATGCCCTCTTCGTCCATAAAGTTATCTTAAACTATCCATTTATATCATCCTTGCTACCACTTTCTATTCTGCAGCATGATATTAGTTTATGCACAAAAGTTGAATTGTATTCAATATACAAACCTGCCTAACACAAAAGTTGAAGATGCTTGCCCATCTAAATTCACAAACCTGCCTAACACTTATTTTATGCACACAAACATCACAATCACTAATCAATGTAATAAAAACACCTTCATAAAATCCAAGTAACTTCAAAAAAGTTCAAATAAGTAAATGTTTGTACATCAACATCAAAAGTTCTATTATCCAGGCCATGTATAATAGTAACATCATAAGTTCTATTATCAACATCAATATAACTACAACATATTGAAGTACTCATTTCTGTCTTCTACCATCTGCTGTAAATGGAGTTCTCTTGGCCCTACTCTTAATCCTTATTCGAGGTGCAACTTTCATACGATCATACATTGTGCTTTTCTTGACTGTAGGCTAACCTTCACACCTTGGGGTTTGTTCGTGATGTTGAACTAGTGTGCTTTGTAATGGATCTTCATTTGCGCTAAACAGCATATCATCAAAGTCTTGTCcattatcatcatttttcaCTTCACTTGCACTACAAGGCTTATCATCAAAGTCTTCACCATTGTCATCATTGGGGACTGTTTTTTTGTCTTCCTTCAAAATACTCTTGAAATGAGCAATACTAGTTTTCATGCTCCCAATAACCCGCGTTTCTTCTTCTATAAAGCGAGCTAATTTGACCTTATCTACTCTATTTTGCTGGTTCAATGGCACTTGATATTTGTCAACAGCTTCTTTCACTATAGCATAAGAAAGCTCTTCTTTCGAAAtcccaacatcaacaacaacctgAATAAGTTAacaaataacttaatttatgaatcacataatataataaacatttagCCAACACATTGCTTAAATGAAAAAGTACTCACCGATCCCTTATTGAAAGCATTCTTTATGAACTTGTCACCGATATTCACATGAATCCAATTCAACAACCTTGGAAACTTTGATATTCTTGTACTGTACTTTGAGTTGGATGTCACAAAATGATGACAAAACCATACTTGGAAAGggtaaataaaacaacattgacACAATAAGTCATCACAAACCTTAAcatatcaatcaaattaattactGATTAAATACATAACATATACCTGCAGAAGGTATGCACATCCAGAAACATGAAAATGGCTTCTGcttctttcattcttcattgTTGTTGAAGCACTAGACAAACTTTCTATAAAGTACTCATAAACTACACTACCCCACTTGTAGTTACCCAGACAGCCCAATTCAGAAACGAGGTCAAATATAATTGGAAAAACTAATCCACTACGACTGGGAAACAAAAATTCACTTATCCCAACCAATAAATATAAGCTGCAAAAGTGTTCTAATGGAAAATTATCATGTTCCTCTAACAAAAAGTCATACACCATCTTAAGATCTACATTCCCATTAGGAAAGTAGTCCCTACAAACACTTTGATGACcaactttatttaaatcaattGCTTCACCTACAATAGGCAACCCTAAAGACAAACAAACATCAAGTTCagaaaattctataattttgtttccaaaataAAACCCTCCCATGTTATCGATCCACCTATCACATAAATCACCCAACACATTCCTACCTATCTTAATAGAATTcggcaacaataaaaaccaagaaaaaataGTCTTCTCAATAAAAGCCTTTTGTTCAGGATTCAGTCTTTCGTTCAAAGCACCAACCAATTGTGTCTTGCATGAGTGTTTAAAAACTAACTGCATACCAAAAATTCGTAAGTATTCAAATACATAACAACAACAAATGCATGCAAATGTAATACAACCACACATACCTTCTTCCTGGTATAAGAACATTCAGTCTTTTGACCAACTTCCTCCATTACACTACACCAAAATAAGGTcaacaaatatattaagaaCATTATGCTGAAAATTAGATTCCACCCAAGTTTAAACCTATATTAAGGACAGGACAGGGTAGATTCCATCAAGCAATGCTAATAATTACACCACTCAATTCTGAAATTAGACAACTCAACTTCTTAAACAAACATATTCTGGGAAAGTGATGACCAATGCTAACAATTGATTTCAACTTCACTGCAAAAGTCCTTTTCATATAATCAACCTTTACATTTTGCatacatgaatatatattaatgaatcTGAGTGATGGTGTTATGCTAACtatcttttttcaaaacaaCTATCAATATCTGGTAGGTTTTCCTTAAAAACGTTCACAGTAATATGGTTATACTTATGGCCGCAAGAGCATCAAGGATACAGAACCACGATAGCGAGTTCGAAGCACACAAGTTCATCTCAGACAAAGTATCCAACAATAATAGAATAGTTATGCTATCAATTCAAAAACCAGAGAAAATATGTAATGTCAAGTTTCATACTTAACGTTAGTAATTAATCAACACAATATCACATATCAACCGTTCCAAGCACACAAGTATCATCTCAGTCAAAGCAGCCAACAACAATAAAAGATATGATCAACCAACAATTTCGACCATACACACACAATGGACTATCTCAGTATTTTTGCAACCAAGGTTCGAAAGTCTCGTAAGGTTCGAAACTCTCccatatacaaaaaaaaaatgaaaatacaccTACCTCGCCAAGGTAGGGTTAGACGGCCACGGTGGCGGTAGCGTTTGTCGACGCTGGAAACGGCACGAGTGGCGGCTGGAAGACACCCGAAGAATGACCAGCGGTGCCGCCTCCTGGTTTTCCTCCGGTGGCCGTTCAACGGCGAACGACGGTGGAGTCGTCAAGGGGGTTTGGTCGTTTATCGGTGCCGGAGCTTTGATCGGTGGCAGAGCTTTGATCGGTGCTCCTCCGACGACAGTTAAAGGGCGTCGATCAGACGGTGTGGCAAGGATGAAATGTGGTTGGGATGaacactttctctctctagggcTTCTAAATGAAATGtgatttcaaaatctgaaaaggaaaagtgatttcaaaaatttttcaATGCCCTCTCTCTGTCAGACCATGGTTATCCACGtcatttcaaatttcttttatttcattcaaagcTGACCAATCAGAGCCTGACACGTCGATGGagtcaaaaatttgtcatggagaggttgtcaaagtatcattttcctattttttattcttaccTCTTATACAATAAGAGGCAAAATTTTGTTTGACCTTTGGATTTCTATTCTTCCATATTTCATCCTGATCCTTACCCATGAAAAACTTCGTAAAGTAGTTCTTCCATNTCTCTTTGATATCTTGATGTGTAATAAAAGTTGTCCTTTTTCATCCTTATTATATATGACGTAATCCAAATTTCTCGATTTGCTTTCACTTAATTTTGCATAGCTTATGTTTCCAGAGAAACAAGTCCACGATTCATGAATGGAGGGCAAAAGGCAATGCTGAAAATTTCCGAAATAAGTATGCAGTGCCAGCAGGTACTTctaacaaaatgaaatttaagaacTTCACATATTTAACTAAAGTTTTCTAAATTATAGTTTCTGACGCTTTGGTACTTTTGTATGAGCAGATGTTTAACATTCTGTTAgtttaatgatttttctttcttgctctgTGGATGTTTCCTTTAGCATAATGCCGCAAATTCTTAACATTGGGGCAGAAGTTATagcttaaaaagaaaaatcatatgaaCAGCAtcttttggatattttttgTGCTATTTTGTCTAACTTTGAAGTCATATTTGCTTTATTCtcacattaattttaatttcaaaaggaGCCACCGTGATTAGCTTACTTCCTGGAAGCAGAGTGCAAGAAGTCAATCGGATGCTTCCCATCTTTTCAGATACTGTGAAACTGATGAAAGACACAGTTCCACAGTTGATGACAATCATTCATGTAGCACCTAATGAGCATGTGGAAAATTTTATAGCTGGTGCTATACATGGATGGCCTGTGCCAGTTATATTGATTTCAGGTGGAACAACACAACTAAGATATGATGCTTTTAGTGTAAGCCCCCTTGTCCCACAAGACCtccattttcaaaaataaatattttaatttttaactcattttgCCATGTCGTGTAGCCTTagtataaaattgtttttatacttCCGATAGAATCATCTATTCTTGAAATTGCTCTAATGGTCCATTATAGAATGCTTAGAGACTCTTGCTTGAGTTCTGAATCTAAACTTGCAATGACATTATAACTGTTGATTTTCCAAAATGTTCGCCAGTGATTATGTCCAAATTGCTTGAGTTTGgccattttcttttgtttcctaGTCCCCTATGTATTTCATagctaatttaaataaactacgTCGTAGGCAAGTAGAGTTGCTTTATGCACATCTGGAACCGTTGCTGTGGAGCTGCAGCTTGCACGATTACCCTGTGTTGTTGCATATCGTGCCCATATATTGANAGAATGGTACGTTCGGTACAAAGCTAAGATACAGTACATGTCACTTCCCAATATTTTTTTGGACAAGGCCATTATTCCTGAAGCACTCTTTCAATCTTGCAAACCGGCAAACTTAGCCTTGTTGCTCAAGTAAGAATGACTATCAATTACTTTCCattaggaaaaaataaataagagtttaaaTGTTTCAAGTTGAGAATTTATTATCTGNGggattttttttgttggaataGTTAANATGTTTTTTGTT
This Vigna radiata var. radiata cultivar VC1973A unplaced genomic scaffold, Vradiata_ver6 scaffold_386, whole genome shotgun sequence DNA region includes the following protein-coding sequences:
- the LOC106780044 gene encoding probable lipid-A-disaccharide synthase, mitochondrial, encoding MASEGLKSLFSMEDISVMGLWELLPHLYRIXLKLKETVEADVLFEPHVVLTVDSKGFSFRFLKQLRARYIQKNLDFPSHFHYVAPSFWAWKGGEATLGGLAEFVDHLLCILPNEDRICRLNRMHATAVGHPVLEDVLELNLRNKSTIHEWRAKGNAENFRNKYAVPAGATVISLLPGSRVQEVNRMLPIFSDTVKLMKDTVPQLMTIIHVAPNEHVENFIAGAIHGWPVPVILISGGTTQLRYDAFSASRVALCTSGTVAVELQLARLPCVVAYRAHILXEWYVRYKAKIQYMSLPNIFLDKAIIPEALFQSCKPANLALLLNGLIXDSGCREEQIIAAQKFVKLLLPSERTKHNLPQQTSRSYVDYTPSAIAALTILNHGKPVTSI